The following proteins are co-located in the Helicoverpa armigera isolate CAAS_96S chromosome 23, ASM3070526v1, whole genome shotgun sequence genome:
- the LOC135118533 gene encoding UDP-glucosyltransferase 2-like, translating to MAAATYFLLIILLSLSCEASKILVVVTMPSRSHGNLGNGVVRELLKGGHEVTYIRIFEYKNPPPNLRQIDVSSNIDLMPKGIMNIQKIMDKDVAANDHITVKMMMLQLAVKTIEHQNVKKLLEDPSEHFDLVIVDWMLADVPAGLATVFGCPLVWLSPMEVNSLDISLIDGAPHLAYSTGAFSSNMPPFNFLQRAQELWTRIKTRYYELKHFDRMELDAYERLIVPYVEKRGRQAPSFYDVRYNASLILGNSHVSMGQALALPQNYKPIGGYHIDEDVKPLPEDLENIMMSAKNGVIYFSMGSHLKSKDWPEKVKRDLLNMFGQLKHTVLWKFEEDLPNLPKNVHILKWAPQASILSHPKCVLFITHGGLLSTTETIHYGVPIIGIPAFGDQFINVKRAINKGFALEVKLSYTVAADLKAAIEEILHNPKYRQKVKELSFIYHDRIAKPGEELLHWVHHVINTNGAPHLRSPALHIPLYQRLYLDLLGLISVVILVFFILLRVLCKLVCSKKQKEIRVKAVGKKLAKLN from the exons ATGGCAGCGGCTACATACTTTTTGCTGATCATATTATTAAGTTTGTCATGCGAGGCTTCCAAGATACTGGTGGTGGTTACCATGCCATCCAGGAGTCATGGAAATCTGGGCAATGGAGTTGTGAGAGAATTGCTGAAAGGTGGTCACGAG GTGACGTACATCAGAATCTTTGAGTATAAGAATCCTCCACCAAACCTTCGCCAGATTGATGTTAGCAGCAATATTGATTTAATGCCAA AGGGCATCATGAACATCCAGAAAATCATGGACAAGGATGTGGCAGCAAATGACCACATCACAGTGAAGATGATGATGCTGCAACTAGCTGTTAAAACAATAGAGCATCAAAATGTTAAGAAGCTTCTAGAAGACCCTAGTGAACATTTCGACTTGGTCATCGTTGATTGGATGCTCGCTGATGTTCCTGCGGG CCTAGCGACAGTCTTCGGTTGTCCTCTGGTCTGGCTGTCCCCCATGGAAGTCAACTCATTAGACATCAGTCTCATTGATGGAGCACCACATCTTGCATATTCAACGGGTGCGTTTTCTTCAAATATGCCACCATTTAACTTCTTGCAGAGAGCTCAAGAGTTGTGGACCAGAATCAAAACACGATACTATGAACTTAA gcATTTCGATCGTATGGAGTTAGATGCTTATGAGAGGCTAATAGTGCCTTATGTGGAGAAGAGGGGTCGCCAGGCCCCATCCTTCTATGATGTGAGATACAACGCGTCCCTAATACTGGGAAACTCACACGTTTCTATGGGACAGGCTCTTGCATTGCCACAGAACTACAAGCCTATAGGAGGATACCATATCGATGAGGATGTGAAGCCTTTACCTGAG GATTTAGAAAACATTATGATGAGTGCCAAAAATGGAGTAATATACTTCAGCATGGGATCCCACTTGAAGAGCAAAGACTGGCCTGAAAAGGTGAAACGAGACCTACTGAACATGTTCGGACAACTGAAACATACAGTGCTTTGGAAGTTTGAAGAAGACTTGCCCAATCTGCCCAAAAATGTTCACATCTTAAAGTGGGCACCACAAGCGAGCATTTTAT CGCACCCAAAATGCGTGCTCTTCATAACCCATGGAGGTCTCCTATCCACTACAGAAACAATCCACTACGGCGTCCCCATTATTGGCATACCTGCATTTGGAGACCAATTCATAAATGTTAAAAGAGCTATCAACAAAGGCTTTGCTTTGGAAGTTAAACTATCATACACTGTGGCTGCAGACTTAAAAGCAGCTATTGAAGAAATACTTCACAATCCCAA ATACAGACAAAAGGTGAAAGAGCTGTCCTTCATATACCACGATCGTATCGCGAAGCCTGGAGAAGAATTACTGCATTGGGTACATCACGTCATCAACACGAATGGTGCCCCCCATTTACGATCCCCAGCACTTCACATACCACTATACCAGCGCCTATACTTAGACCTACTAGGCCTAATATCAGTTGTCATACTAGTGTTTTTCATACTGTTAAGAGTTTTATGTAAACTTGTATGTTCTAAGAAACAGAAAGAGATAAGAGTGAAGGCAGTTGGAAAGAAGTTggcaaaattaaattga